A single region of the Ziziphus jujuba cultivar Dongzao chromosome 10, ASM3175591v1 genome encodes:
- the LOC107410656 gene encoding small ribosomal subunit protein mS80 (rPPR6), giving the protein MWRSVKAARASLSSKALLRNLCGAQNQNPIFPSFESLNPISHPIFSSRSSYVCKQPRFFSQISATPSDSDHNLSEPTENGFVSAEAEQASVVFGENDGAQVNDVSIEDGFDGVYDQSHENIVEDNGEEMEEEEQEVHEIDLEKLENLLSLLQSSPDGSLESSLDDMGLTLHEEFVIRVLETPLVLGENLIRFLRWGLKEEPELKVTARVVDALVLAICSNLKKKEAYYLWDLIKEIGEKEIEGVLNVESLNVLIAQFSKLGKGKAALEVFDKFGEFGCVANGDTYYFTIEALCRRSMFDSACLVSQKMIDAEILPDGEKVGKIISWFCKGSKAKDAHLVYILAKERKLYPPRSSVNFLIGSLCREDQTVKLALEMLDDFDGEARKYGIKPFSAVIRGLCRMKDVEEAKNLLLKMIREGPPPGNAVFNSVINGYAKAGDMEKAMEMIRTMESRGLKPDVYTYTVIMSGYANGGQMDEACKILSEAKKKHSKLSPVTYHTLIRGFCKLEEFDKALKLMSEMEDFGVQATVDEYQKLIQSLCLKALDWETAEKLLEEMKEKGLHLNGITRGLIKAVKELNEEVLGTGQMITEA; this is encoded by the coding sequence ATGTGGAGGTCAGTCAAGGCGGCAAGAGCCTCTCTTTCCAGCAAAGCTCTGTTACGGAATCTCTGTGGagctcaaaatcaaaatcctaTTTTTCCTTCATTCGAATCTCTAAACCCCATTTCACACCCGATCTTCTCCAGTAGATCATCCTATGTTTGTAAGCAGCCGAGGTTCTTCTCTCAAATCTCTGCAACCCCAAGTGATTCTGACCACAATCTATCCGAACCCACCGAGAATGGCTTCGTTTCTGCTGAAGCAGAGCAGGCTTCGGTGGTTTTCGGTGAAAATGATGGTGCCCAAGTGAACGATGTTTCCATCGAGGATGGTTTTGATGGGGTTTACGATCAATCTCACGAGAATATAGTGGAAGATAATGGGGAAGAAATGGAGGAAGAGGAACAAGAGGTTCACGAGATTGATTTGGAGAAACTGGAAAATTTGCTGTCTTTGCTTCAGAGTAGTCCTGATGGGTCTTTGGAATCGAGTCTCGACGACATGGGTTTGACTCTGCATGAAGAGTTTGTGATCAGAGTGCTAGAAACCCCACTTGTTCTGGGCGAGAATTTGATCAGGTTTCTCAGATGGGGATTGAAGGAGGAACCTGAGCTCAAAGTGACCGCACGTGTTGTTGATGCTCTTGTTCTTGCTATATGCAGCAATCTCAAGAAGAAGGAAGCATATTATTTATGGGATTTGATCAAGGAGATAGGAGAGAAGGAAATTGAAGGAGTTTTGAATGTGGAGAGCCTTAATGTATTAATAGCTCAGTTTTCGAAATTGGGTAAAGGAAAGGCTGCTCTGGAGGTTTTTGACaagtttggtgaatttggctgcGTTGCAAATGGTGATACATATTATTTCACCATTGAAGCACTTTGTAGGCGCTCTATGTTTGATTCTGCTTGCTTGGTTTCTCAGAAGATGATCGATGCAGAAATCTTGCCTGATGGAGAAAAAGTTGGTAAGATTATATCTTGGTTTTGTAAAGGTAGTAAGGCTAAAGATGCCCATTTGGTTTATATATTAGCTAAGGAAAGGAAGCTGTATCCACCTCGTAGTTCAGTCAATTTTTTGATCGGTTCACTGTGTAGGGAGGATCAAACTGTGAAATTAGCTCTAGAAATGTTAGATGATTTTGATGGAGAAGCACGAAAATATGGCATTAAGCCGTTTTCAGCTGTAATTCGTGGTCTTTGTAGGATGAAAGATGTTGAAGAAGCCAAAAATTTGCTTCTTAAGATGATTAGAGAGGGTCCACCTCCTGGAAATGCAGTTTTCAATTCAGTGATCAATGGCTATGCCAAAGCTGGTGATATGGAAAAGGCAATGGAGATGATTAGGACAATGGAGAGTAGGGGGTTGAAACCAGATGTCTATACTTACACCGTTATTATGAGTGGCTATGCAAATGGAGGTCAGATGGATGAGGCTTGCAAAATCCTTTCTGAAGCCAAAAAGAAGCATTCTAAACTGAGCCCTGTGACTTACCATACGCTAATCCGTGGCTTTTGCAAACTGGAAGAGTTTGACAAGGCTTTGAAGCTGATGAGTGAGATGGAAGATTTTGGGGTTCAAGCTACTGTTGATGAGTACCAAAAGTTGATACAATCTCTTTGCCTTAAGGCTTTAGATTGGGAAACAGCGGAGAAGCTGCTAGaggaaatgaaagagaaagggTTACATCTCAATGGGATTACGAGGGGACTAATAAAAGCAGTCAAGGAGCTCAATGAGGAGGTTTTGGGGACTGGACAAATGATTACAGAGGCCTAA
- the LOC112490612 gene encoding subtilisin-like protease SBT4.8: MGWHRVLLEEECPLPELPHIVCHPPLGCNDIDILAAFDDAIADGVDIISISIGLDSTDKFHEDTTAIGAFHAMKNGLLTVKSAENAGPGQGITVSLAPWLLSVAESSTDHRILDKVVLGDRNNTTLVGDFVNSFTLMAKSCLYIWKGCFNQCSSGSVGKYLDDVCLDSSLV, translated from the coding sequence ATGGGTTGGCACAGGGTACTGCTAGAGGAGGAGTGCCCTCTGCCAGAATTGCCACATATAGTCTGTCATCCTCCCTTAGGTTGCAATGATATAGACATCTTGGCTGCTTTTGACGATGCTATTGCAGATGGGGTTGACATTATTTCCATCTCAATAGGATTGGATTCTACAGATAAGTTCCATGAAGATACCACTGCTATTGGTGCATTTCATGCCATGAAGAATGGGCTACTGACTGTTAAATCTGCAGAGAATGCTGGTCCAGGACAAGGTATCACAGTAAGCTTGGCACCATGGCTACTTAGTGTAGCAGAAAGCAGCACAGATCATCGAATTTTGGACAAAGTTGTTCTTGGGGATAGAAATAATACTACACTGGTTGGAGATTTCGTAAATTCTTTCACATTAATGGCAAAAAGTTGCCTTTATATTTGGAAAGGATGCTTCAACCAGTGTTCTTCAGGTAGTGTTGGTAAATATTTGGATGATGTGTGCTTGGACAGTAGTTTAGTGTAG
- the LOC107410668 gene encoding peroxidase P7 — translation MASSSFGSSIVALFITFAVLIGSASAVHLSIRYYNNSCPKLLSMVKDKVDSQLEKKERIGASLLRLFFHDCFVNGCDGSILLDDSANFTGEKNAIPNRNSVRGFHVIDAVKYAVEDVCPGIVSCADILAIVARDSVVFLGGPSWRVKLGRRDSRAASQAAANENLPSPTSNLTELISIFRKFGFTTREMVALSGAHTIGKARCTNFRGRLYNDLDIDDVFAKERRSKCPELQGSGDDNLAPLDIQTTIAFDNSYYINIFMKMGLLHSDQQLFQLQNNGTGGGVSTDSMVVEYMKSQSSFFSYFAKAMVKMGDLYPLTGSSGEIRKNCRVIN, via the exons atggcttcttcttctttcggTTCTTCCATTGTGGCTCTGTTTATTACTTTTGCTGTCCTCATTGGCTCTGCTTCTGCAGTGCATCTGTCAATCCGGTACTACAACAATTCCTGTCCCAAATTACTGAGCATGGTGAAAGATAAAGTCGATTCACAACTTGAGAAAAAGGAGAGGATCGGGGCATCTCTTTTAAGGCTCTTCTTCCATGATTGTTTTGTGAAC GGATGTGACGGCTCGATTTTACTGGATGACTCAGCCAACTTCACGGGAGAGAAGAATGCCATTCCCAATAGGAATTCTGTGAGAGGATTCCATGTAATTGATGCTGTCAAATATGCTGTGGAGGATGTTTGCCCTGGCATTGTTTCCTGTGCTGATATACTGGCCATCGTTGCCAGAGATTCCGTTGTGTTT CTTGGAGGGCCAAGTTGGAGAGTTAAACTTGGTAGAAGAGATTCTAGAGCAGCAAGCCAAGCTGCTGCAAATGAGAATCTTCCATCTCCAACCTCCAACCTCACTGAATTGATATCAATCTTCAGAAAGTTCGGATTTACAACCAGGGAAATGGTTGCCTTATCAG GAGCACATACAATTGGCAAGGCAAGGTGCACAAACTTCAGGGGAAGGTTGTACAATGATTTGGACATTGATGATGTGTTTGCCAAAGAAAGGAGATCAAAATGTCCGGAGCTTCAGGGCTCCGGAGATGACAATCTTGCACCTCTTGATATCCAAACTACCATAGCCTTTGACAATTCATACTACATCAACATTTTCATGAAAATGGGACTACTGCATTCCGACCAGCAGCTGTTCCAGCTTCAGAACAATGGCACTGGTGGTGGTGTCTCCACAGACTCTATGGTTGTGGAGTATATGAAAAGCCAGAGCAGCTTCTTCTCCTACTTTGCCAAGGCCATGGTTAAAATGGGTGATCTCTACCCACTTACTGGTTCAAGTGGGGAGATCCGGAAAAATTGTAGGGTTATCAACTGA
- the LOC125420955 gene encoding small ribosomal subunit protein mS80 (rPPR6)-like produces the protein MSLVVAKFSKFGNGKAALEVFDKFGDFGIVANGDTYYLTIDALCRRFMFDSAWSVCQKMIDAQVLPDGDKVGEIISWLCKRGKAKDAHLLYTLVMVREQYPTCSSAALLIGSLSREDQTVKLALEMLDDFHEEAQIYAIKPTSAVIIGLCRMKDVEEAKNLLLKMIREGPRLLEMLLSIWSSVAMLKLGIRKRGLTGFTGAWNGKCYGDVKAGED, from the exons ATGTCCCTGGTCGTAGCTAAGTTTTCAAAATTCGGTAACGGAAAGGCTGCTCTGGAGGTTTTTGACAAGTTTGGTGATTTTGGCATTGTAGCAAATGGCGATACATATTATCTCACCATTGACGCACTTTGTAGGCGCTTTATGTTTGATTCTGCTTGGTCTGTTTGTCAGAAGATGATCGATGCACAAGTTTTGCCTGATGGAGACAAAGTTGGTGAGATTATATCTTGGCTTTGTAAACGTGGTAAGGCTAAAGATGCCCATTTGCTTTATACATTAGTTATGGTAAGGGAACAATATCCAACTTGTAGTTCAGCTGCTCTTTTGATTGGTTCACTGTCTAGGGAGGATCAAACTGTGAAGTTAGCTCTGGAAATGTTAGATGATTTTCATGAAGAAGCACAGATATATGCTATAAAGCCGACTTCCGCTGTAATTATTGGTCTGTGCAGAATGAAAGATGTTGAAGAAGCCAAAAATTTGCTTCTTAAGATGATAAGGGAGGGTCCGCGCCTCCTGGAAATGCTCTTGTCAATTTGGTCATCAGTAGCTATGCTAAAGCTGGGGATTAGGAAAAG AGGCCTAACTGGTTTTACCGGCGCTTGGAATGGAAAGTGTTATGGGGATGTGAAGGCTGGGGAGGATTAG